A stretch of the Bordetella genomosp. 8 genome encodes the following:
- a CDS encoding ABC transporter permease, whose amino-acid sequence MTAYIIRRLLYGILILIGVNLFTFLLFFAVNTPDDMARLSIGGQRVSQDAIEKWKAERGYDKPLFLNTTSDGASRFTDTIFYQRSVPLLRMDFGASDAGRDIGREIRTRMWPSLALAVPTFVLGLWASIAFSLLLVFFRATRLDFWGVVLCVVLLSISGLFYIIAGQWMFSKILSLVPYSGYAGGLDAVKFLALPVAVAVVSRLGPEARFYRTLFLEEIGKDYVRTARAKGLTETAVLFRHVLRNALLPILTGTVATLPLLFMGSLIAESFFGIPGLGSYTIDAINAQDFSIVRAMVFLGSALYIVGLILADISYTLADPRVRFE is encoded by the coding sequence ATGACCGCATACATCATCCGCCGGCTCCTGTACGGCATCCTGATCCTGATCGGGGTGAACCTGTTCACCTTCCTGCTGTTCTTCGCGGTCAACACACCGGACGACATGGCGCGGCTGTCGATAGGCGGGCAGCGCGTCAGCCAGGACGCCATCGAGAAATGGAAGGCCGAACGGGGCTACGACAAGCCGCTGTTCTTGAACACGACGTCCGATGGCGCCTCGCGCTTCACCGACACCATCTTCTACCAGAGGTCCGTACCCTTGCTGCGCATGGACTTCGGCGCGTCGGACGCCGGCCGCGACATCGGCCGCGAGATACGCACGCGCATGTGGCCCAGCTTGGCGCTGGCGGTGCCGACCTTCGTGCTTGGCCTGTGGGCGAGCATCGCGTTTTCGCTGCTGCTGGTGTTCTTCCGCGCCACCCGGCTGGATTTCTGGGGCGTAGTGCTCTGCGTGGTCCTGCTGTCGATATCGGGGCTGTTCTACATCATCGCGGGCCAATGGATGTTTTCCAAGATACTGAGCCTGGTGCCGTATTCCGGCTATGCGGGCGGCCTGGACGCGGTCAAGTTCCTGGCGCTGCCGGTGGCCGTCGCGGTGGTGTCGCGCCTGGGGCCGGAAGCGCGTTTCTACCGCACCCTGTTCCTGGAGGAAATCGGCAAGGACTATGTGCGTACTGCCCGCGCCAAGGGGCTGACCGAGACGGCGGTGCTGTTCCGCCATGTGCTGCGCAATGCCCTGCTGCCCATACTGACCGGCACCGTTGCCACGCTGCCCCTGCTGTTCATGGGCAGCCTGATCGCCGAATCGTTCTTCGGCATTCCCGGCCTGGGCAGCTACACGATAGACGCCATCAACGCGCAGGATTTCTCCATCGTGCGGGCCATGGTTTTCCTGGGATCGGCGCTGTACATCGTCGGCCTGATCCTGGCCGATATCTCCTACACGCTGGCTGATCCCCGCGTGCGTTTCGAGTAA
- a CDS encoding ABC transporter permease, which yields MPLIVLLWTDVALYLIVVAVLAYGWHVRRTPTLRSTWLRVAHDGPAMCAAAVLAVFAVVGLLDSVHYRPRLPPLPDAAAGAPVAYAPSTKSLLDTLLAGTVLTRPEKTYSAPLAARQFTKETMLVDGQPVRDFPRLRAGAAHLKNPDIERWPDVAWRAGAGLAGGVVTALAIGGVLGLGLGRRRASWRAGLRDLVRGDTDIRWRPMYVTLCALCVLGGLLAGLATGYHPLGTDRTGNDVLWQAIKSVRTALVIGSLTTLSMLPPALGFGIAAGYFKGKVDDAITYLYTTLTSIPGVLLVAACVLMMQVYIDNNPTRFPTSAERADLRLFLLCLILGLTGWAGLCRLVRAEVLKLRELEYVQAARAFGVSKWGIMRRHLVPNVMHIVLITVVLEFSSLVLYEAVLSYLGIGVDPSMNSYGSMINSARLEMSMDPMIWWNLLTAFVFMLALVLSANLFADGVRAAFDPRARKFRARRTPVLAPPPTGGLFAISPVAAEGREVTRQQGDRQ from the coding sequence ATGCCTCTGATCGTTCTGCTCTGGACCGATGTCGCCCTGTACCTGATCGTGGTCGCGGTATTGGCGTATGGCTGGCATGTCCGGCGCACGCCGACCCTGCGGTCGACCTGGCTGCGCGTCGCGCATGACGGTCCGGCCATGTGCGCGGCGGCGGTGCTGGCGGTGTTCGCCGTGGTCGGCCTGCTGGATTCCGTGCATTACCGGCCCCGCCTGCCGCCGCTGCCGGATGCCGCCGCCGGCGCGCCCGTGGCCTATGCGCCGTCGACCAAGTCGCTGCTGGACACCCTGCTGGCCGGCACGGTGTTGACCCGGCCGGAGAAGACCTATTCCGCGCCGCTGGCGGCGCGCCAGTTCACCAAGGAAACCATGTTGGTGGACGGCCAGCCCGTGCGGGATTTTCCGCGCCTGCGCGCGGGTGCGGCGCACCTGAAGAATCCGGACATCGAACGCTGGCCCGACGTCGCATGGCGCGCGGGAGCCGGCCTGGCCGGCGGCGTGGTGACGGCGCTGGCGATCGGGGGCGTGCTCGGCCTGGGGCTGGGACGGCGGCGCGCTTCCTGGCGCGCCGGGCTGCGCGACCTGGTGCGCGGCGATACGGACATACGCTGGCGGCCCATGTACGTCACGCTGTGCGCGCTGTGCGTGCTGGGCGGGCTCCTGGCCGGCCTGGCCACGGGCTACCATCCGCTGGGCACCGACCGGACCGGCAACGACGTCTTGTGGCAGGCCATCAAGAGCGTGCGCACCGCGCTGGTGATCGGTAGCCTGACGACCTTGTCCATGTTGCCGCCGGCGCTGGGTTTCGGTATTGCCGCCGGTTATTTCAAGGGCAAGGTCGACGACGCCATCACCTATCTGTACACCACGCTGACGTCCATACCTGGCGTGCTGCTGGTGGCGGCCTGCGTGCTGATGATGCAGGTCTACATCGACAACAATCCCACGCGCTTTCCGACGTCCGCCGAACGCGCCGATCTGCGGCTGTTTCTGCTTTGCCTGATCCTGGGGCTGACCGGCTGGGCCGGCCTGTGCCGCCTGGTGCGCGCCGAAGTGCTGAAGCTGCGCGAACTGGAGTACGTGCAGGCCGCGCGCGCCTTTGGCGTGTCGAAGTGGGGCATCATGCGGCGCCACCTGGTGCCCAACGTCATGCATATCGTGCTGATCACGGTAGTGCTGGAGTTCTCGTCCCTGGTGCTGTACGAGGCGGTGCTGTCGTATCTGGGGATAGGCGTGGACCCGAGCATGAATTCCTACGGGTCCATGATCAATTCGGCGCGGCTGGAAATGTCGATGGATCCCATGATCTGGTGGAACCTGCTGACGGCCTTCGTGTTCATGCTGGCGCTGGTGCTGTCGGCCAACCTGTTCGCCGACGGCGTGCGCGCGGCCTTCGATCCGCGTGCACGCAAGTTCAGGGCGCGCCGCACGCCGGTGCTGGCGCCGCCGCCCACTGGCGGCTTGTTCGCGATATCGCCGGTGGCCGCGGAAGGCCGTGAAGTCACGCGCCAGCAAGGAGACCGCCAATGA
- a CDS encoding ABC transporter ATP-binding protein, with protein MTADTVLNVRDLRVEIAGERGVAVAVKRLELAIARGETFALVGESGSGKSMTALALLRLLPDAGRIVAGQVELGGEDLNRLPESAMRRVRGGRIGIIFQEPATSLNPVMRVGDQIVETLIAHTELRGAAARARAIDWLRRVGIPEPERRIDDYPMQFSGGQKQRVMIAIALAAEPLLLIADEPTTALDVTVQAQVLELLAGIQRDMGMAMLLITHDLAVVRNVAQHVALMRFGEIVECAPAEQFFTAPKHPYAKQLFNAIPAFEKRGRALSGGQGADAPAAGQVSGIEPAAGNRDATLAMPAAADVVLEVRDLSVHYPVRKGPLRRVQRWVKAVDGLGFSLRAGETLALLGESGCGKTTTGKALLRLIEGAHIGGQAMLDGQDLMRARGRTLARLREHIQIVFQDPFASLNPRMRVGDILLEGVMALRRDLPRQACTDRVGRLLARVGLPEDTATRYPHEFSGGQRQRIAIARALAVEPKVLICDEPTSALDVSIQAQILDLLRDLQRELGIAYLFITHNFSVVEYLADRIAVMHGGRIVELDDTATVLRQPRHEVTRRLLAAVPRLHFGATPPETAA; from the coding sequence ATGACCGCCGACACCGTGTTGAACGTGCGGGACCTGCGTGTCGAGATCGCCGGCGAGCGCGGTGTCGCGGTCGCCGTCAAGCGGCTGGAACTTGCCATCGCACGCGGGGAGACCTTCGCGCTGGTCGGCGAATCCGGCAGCGGCAAGAGCATGACGGCGCTGGCGCTGTTGCGGCTGTTGCCCGATGCCGGCCGCATCGTCGCGGGGCAGGTGGAGCTGGGCGGCGAGGACTTGAACCGCCTGCCGGAAAGCGCGATGCGGCGCGTGCGGGGCGGGCGTATCGGCATCATTTTCCAGGAACCCGCCACCAGCCTGAACCCGGTGATGCGTGTCGGGGACCAGATCGTCGAAACGCTGATCGCGCATACCGAATTACGCGGTGCGGCGGCGCGCGCCCGCGCCATCGATTGGCTGCGGCGTGTCGGCATTCCCGAACCCGAGCGGCGGATCGACGACTACCCCATGCAGTTCTCCGGCGGTCAGAAGCAGCGGGTGATGATCGCCATCGCGCTGGCGGCCGAGCCATTGCTGCTGATTGCCGACGAACCCACCACGGCGCTGGATGTGACGGTGCAGGCGCAGGTGCTGGAACTGCTGGCGGGGATCCAGCGCGACATGGGCATGGCGATGCTGCTGATCACCCATGACCTGGCGGTGGTGCGCAACGTGGCCCAGCACGTGGCCCTGATGCGGTTCGGCGAGATCGTCGAATGCGCGCCGGCGGAGCAGTTTTTCACCGCGCCTAAGCATCCCTATGCGAAGCAGTTGTTCAACGCCATCCCCGCATTCGAAAAGCGCGGCCGTGCCCTGTCCGGCGGGCAGGGTGCGGATGCGCCCGCTGCCGGTCAGGTGTCCGGGATCGAACCGGCGGCGGGCAATCGGGACGCCACGCTCGCCATGCCCGCCGCCGCCGATGTCGTGCTGGAAGTGCGCGACCTGTCCGTGCATTACCCCGTGCGCAAGGGGCCGCTACGCCGTGTCCAGCGCTGGGTCAAGGCGGTCGATGGCCTGGGTTTCAGCCTGCGTGCCGGCGAGACCCTGGCCTTGCTAGGCGAATCCGGTTGCGGCAAGACCACCACCGGCAAGGCGCTGCTGCGCCTGATCGAAGGCGCGCACATCGGCGGCCAGGCCATGCTGGACGGGCAGGACCTGATGCGTGCGCGCGGGCGGACGCTGGCGCGCCTGCGCGAGCATATCCAGATCGTCTTCCAGGATCCTTTTGCGTCGCTCAATCCGCGCATGCGCGTGGGCGACATCCTGCTCGAAGGCGTGATGGCGCTGCGGCGCGATCTGCCGCGTCAGGCCTGCACCGATCGCGTCGGCCGGCTGCTGGCGCGCGTGGGCCTGCCGGAGGACACCGCGACGCGGTATCCGCACGAGTTTTCCGGCGGGCAGCGCCAGCGTATCGCCATCGCCAGGGCGCTGGCGGTCGAACCGAAGGTGCTGATCTGCGATGAGCCGACATCGGCGCTGGATGTGTCCATCCAGGCACAGATCCTGGACCTGCTGCGCGACCTGCAGCGGGAACTGGGCATCGCCTATCTGTTCATCACGCATAACTTCAGCGTGGTCGAGTACCTGGCGGATCGCATCGCCGTCATGCATGGCGGCCGCATCGTGGAACTGGACGATACCGCCACGGTGCTGCGCCAACCCAGACACGAGGTGACGCGCCGCCTGTTGGCGGCCGTGCCACGCCTGCACTTCGGCGCTACGCCGCCGGAAACGGCGGCGTAG
- a CDS encoding ShlB/FhaC/HecB family hemolysin secretion/activation protein, protein MHIGGVALLAFGLCAAAHADGPLRGNPVDALPPLEKPRTQAPPPRLEGRTPEQSAVEARLAQRIVPRHFDVIGVHAIPFAEVSALLTPLANKEISVGELVQQTDRITALYRARGFPLSFAVVQNQSFAQGKVVVTVVEGFISNVRVEGDAGTAKARIDSLAQPLLREKPLTAATLERVLNLMRMVPGVTFKPALELPRRADGATELVLDVRHQAVSANGGVVDLGTGMQPLLSASANSLTPLGEQTRLTGSIPLGTDDVRYFAGDITIPIGHDGLGLKIDGFHYKAKPEDDAVEQLGFDRTVQTDRVGIGLSYPFLLDNRQSLTGTLGVYAVNAQDRYDLRHSDLWLRQDTRVRAATAELRYITVAPARSTDVSLSVSQGFDTLGADKYIDSNYGYSSVPNVDLDFTRWNLNAKQSFVLPAQFGLTLAAAGQYSDDVLPTSEQISFGSWRFGMGYPQGEQSGDKGVGASAEVNRRFTVGIPMVSALQPYLLIDYARTWYNAAELKPYNTQHLSSVAIGMRVTDDRYYLFDFNVAKPIASASSEGDGRGWRFNANYSFYYNAI, encoded by the coding sequence ATGCACATCGGCGGCGTGGCTTTGCTGGCCTTCGGCCTCTGTGCGGCGGCCCATGCGGATGGCCCCTTGCGCGGCAATCCCGTGGATGCGCTGCCGCCGCTGGAAAAGCCGCGCACCCAGGCGCCGCCCCCGCGGCTGGAAGGCCGCACGCCGGAGCAGTCCGCGGTCGAAGCCCGCCTGGCCCAACGCATCGTGCCGCGCCACTTCGACGTCATCGGGGTGCACGCCATCCCGTTCGCGGAAGTGTCCGCCCTGCTGACGCCGCTGGCCAACAAGGAAATCTCTGTCGGCGAACTGGTGCAGCAGACTGACCGTATCACCGCGCTTTATCGCGCACGCGGCTTCCCGCTGTCCTTCGCGGTCGTGCAGAACCAGAGCTTCGCGCAGGGCAAGGTCGTGGTTACCGTGGTTGAGGGCTTCATTTCCAACGTGCGCGTGGAAGGCGACGCGGGTACCGCGAAGGCCCGCATCGACTCGCTGGCCCAACCCCTGCTGCGCGAAAAGCCCTTGACGGCGGCCACGCTGGAACGCGTGCTCAACCTGATGCGCATGGTGCCTGGCGTGACGTTCAAGCCCGCGCTGGAATTGCCACGCCGCGCCGATGGCGCCACAGAGCTGGTGCTGGATGTCCGCCATCAGGCAGTCAGCGCCAATGGCGGCGTTGTCGACCTTGGCACCGGCATGCAGCCCTTGCTTTCCGCCAGCGCCAACAGCCTGACACCGCTGGGCGAGCAGACGCGCTTGACGGGCAGCATCCCGCTGGGGACCGATGACGTACGCTACTTCGCCGGGGACATCACCATCCCCATCGGCCATGATGGCCTGGGCCTGAAAATCGATGGTTTCCACTACAAGGCCAAGCCGGAAGACGACGCGGTCGAACAACTGGGCTTCGATCGCACCGTGCAGACCGACCGCGTCGGTATCGGGCTCAGTTATCCCTTCCTGCTGGACAACCGCCAATCGCTGACGGGCACGCTGGGCGTCTACGCCGTCAATGCGCAGGATCGCTACGACCTGCGCCATTCGGACCTGTGGCTGCGGCAGGATACGCGCGTGCGCGCCGCGACGGCGGAGCTGCGCTACATCACCGTGGCGCCGGCGCGCAGCACCGATGTGAGCCTGAGCGTGTCCCAAGGATTCGACACCCTGGGCGCGGACAAGTACATCGACTCCAATTACGGCTATTCGTCCGTGCCGAACGTCGACCTGGACTTCACGCGGTGGAACCTGAATGCCAAGCAGAGCTTCGTACTGCCCGCGCAATTCGGATTGACGCTGGCGGCGGCGGGACAATACAGCGATGACGTACTGCCCACATCGGAACAGATCTCCTTCGGCAGCTGGCGTTTCGGGATGGGCTATCCGCAGGGCGAGCAGAGCGGCGACAAGGGGGTAGGCGCATCGGCGGAAGTGAACCGGCGCTTCACCGTGGGCATACCCATGGTGTCGGCATTGCAGCCTTACCTGCTGATCGACTACGCGCGTACCTGGTACAACGCCGCCGAGCTCAAGCCCTACAACACACAGCATCTCTCGTCGGTGGCCATCGGCATGCGAGTCACGGACGATCGCTACTACCTGTTCGACTTCAACGTGGCCAAGCCCATCGCGTCCGCCAGTTCGGAAGGCGATGGCCGGGGGTGGCGGTTCAATGCCAACTACTCGTTCTACTACAACGCGATCTGA
- a CDS encoding collagen-like triple helix repeat-containing protein has translation MRTVLPSVSHVEQGLRRTAIAIALLGALSACGGGHHHHDRTASNGMPDGGMQGSGGGGAGSGGGGGAGDGGGGGGGAPGTPGGGTGGGGTGGNPGGGNPGGNPGGGTPGDGTGGGSTTTSGVLQNTLGGVGAAVNDVAPIGTDSALSNTGQALDGTVQPLVANATTLTQRVGGATGLGAPTDNLLNQVGSTLDATGQRVSGTQSPANLTTGLGGAVSGLGATVADTGDLLNPNSTLQSPLASVAANATGAVRALTSSQGGQGGLLQPVNALTGTLTGSLLDKPSMPILQPALKNTGTGVDNLADLGLTAPLDGTGAALDPMVSPVVTQVSSITQTTGDNLGVGAPVNNLLTNVGSGIARIDAGGQNTPLNGVNGLLDGVGGAVASTGGLVHGGPANANPVGNTLANATGGVAALTGGAAGPGTGGVLAPINGVLGSVAGTPAGGTGNAGLLAPVTGLVGTVTGDPANGATNNGGLLGGLIQGVTRVAGGAPAAGVGAGVGAGAGVTAGGATGTPAVGATAGAGAGATTATSSGAPSGGLLATAGATTSTGSTATQQQQQQGGLLGGLLGGVLGRR, from the coding sequence ATGCGAACCGTCCTTCCTTCCGTTTCTCATGTCGAACAGGGCCTGCGCCGCACCGCGATCGCCATCGCATTGCTGGGCGCGCTATCCGCCTGTGGTGGCGGCCATCACCATCACGATCGAACCGCTTCCAACGGCATGCCGGATGGGGGCATGCAAGGCAGCGGTGGCGGTGGTGCTGGCAGCGGTGGCGGCGGGGGTGCCGGCGATGGTGGTGGAGGCGGAGGCGGCGCGCCGGGGACGCCGGGCGGCGGAACGGGCGGTGGCGGAACGGGCGGCAATCCCGGCGGTGGCAATCCGGGCGGCAACCCCGGTGGCGGCACGCCCGGCGACGGCACGGGCGGCGGGTCCACCACGACGTCGGGCGTCCTGCAGAACACCCTGGGTGGCGTGGGCGCGGCCGTCAACGACGTCGCGCCGATCGGCACGGATTCCGCCTTGTCGAATACGGGCCAAGCCCTGGACGGCACCGTGCAGCCACTGGTCGCCAACGCCACCACGTTGACGCAGCGGGTCGGCGGGGCCACCGGCCTGGGCGCGCCGACCGACAATCTGCTGAACCAGGTCGGTTCCACCCTGGACGCGACGGGCCAGCGGGTGTCGGGCACGCAGTCGCCGGCCAACCTGACGACGGGGCTGGGCGGCGCCGTCAGCGGATTGGGTGCGACCGTGGCCGACACCGGCGACCTGCTCAATCCCAACTCCACGCTGCAATCGCCACTGGCGTCGGTGGCAGCCAATGCCACCGGCGCCGTGCGCGCGCTGACCAGTTCGCAAGGCGGCCAGGGCGGACTCCTGCAGCCGGTCAATGCGCTGACCGGCACGTTGACCGGATCCCTGCTGGACAAGCCATCTATGCCCATCCTGCAGCCGGCCTTGAAGAATACCGGCACCGGCGTGGACAACCTGGCCGACCTCGGACTGACCGCGCCGCTGGATGGCACCGGCGCGGCGCTCGATCCCATGGTTTCGCCAGTCGTGACCCAGGTGAGCTCGATCACGCAAACGACGGGCGACAACCTGGGCGTAGGCGCGCCCGTCAACAACCTGCTGACCAACGTGGGTTCCGGCATCGCGCGGATTGATGCGGGTGGCCAGAATACGCCCCTGAACGGCGTCAACGGGCTGCTCGATGGCGTGGGCGGCGCGGTCGCCAGCACGGGCGGGCTGGTGCACGGCGGACCGGCCAATGCCAACCCGGTGGGCAATACGCTGGCCAACGCGACCGGTGGTGTCGCCGCCTTGACCGGCGGCGCGGCCGGACCGGGTACGGGTGGCGTGCTGGCGCCGATCAACGGCGTACTGGGCAGCGTCGCCGGCACGCCGGCGGGCGGCACGGGCAATGCCGGCCTGCTGGCGCCCGTCACCGGGCTGGTGGGTACGGTCACGGGCGATCCGGCCAACGGCGCGACCAATAACGGCGGCCTGCTGGGCGGCCTGATCCAGGGGGTCACGCGCGTGGCTGGCGGAGCACCGGCGGCGGGGGTCGGCGCGGGCGTGGGCGCAGGGGCCGGCGTCACGGCGGGCGGCGCCACGGGCACGCCTGCCGTGGGCGCCACTGCCGGAGCCGGCGCAGGCGCCACCACCGCCACGTCCAGCGGCGCCCCGTCGGGCGGCCTGCTGGCGACCGCGGGCGCCACGACCAGCACCGGCTCCACGGCGACGCAGCAGCAACAGCAGCAAGGCGGCCTGCTGGGTGGCCTGCTGGGCGGCGTGCTGGGCCGGCGCTGA
- a CDS encoding ABC transporter substrate-binding protein, whose amino-acid sequence MGSIRRLWVTAALCVAALAGCGQESPINSPYPSGAEKDNTLYTAFTRNSPKFLDPASSYSVDETPFTYNVYEPLYGYDYLARPYKLIPRAAAAIDVPTYLDAQGKVLPQDAPGQSIAESVYEIPIRPGIRFQPHPAFARDADGRYAYFPLRPGELDDKSAIPDFPQTGTRELTADDYVYAFRRLASPRIVSPIYSLMADYVIGMKDYGDRLRALDQQARAKLPPDARDLPWLDLRQIGFDGVTAPDPHTLRIRIKGKYPQFKYWLAMTFTAPVPWEAERFYSQPGMATRNLSLNTWPVGTGPYMMVESLQNRRHVLARNPNFHGEPYPCDGEPSDRAAGRLADCGKPTPFIDRVVFSIEKESTPLSGKFMQGYYDIPQVERGEYGVAMLVAAGDSPDKAARYREHGIQLPTTVETQNWYMGFNWNDPVVGKGDTPEKQARNRKLRQAISIAFDWEEYIAIFENSQAAVAYGPVPPGVLGYKAAPEGINPVVYDTVDGKPVRKSIELARKLLAEAGYPGGRDAVTGEPLVLHYDAMTGMGASPMFDWIRRQLDKLGIQLDVRSTDYSRFQDKMRRGTAQMFLWGWNADYPDAENFLFLLYGPNAKATSGGENASNYENPEFDKLFDQMKFLDDGPEKAAIIDRMVAIVQRDAPWMFGYFPMSGGAYQQWVGNAKPTQMVRNTLQYMKLDPALRVRKIDEWNRPIWWPLALLALLIALAIWPSYRAIRRREKQTAFGDRAASTGEST is encoded by the coding sequence ATGGGGAGCATCAGGCGGCTTTGGGTCACGGCGGCGCTTTGCGTCGCCGCACTGGCGGGCTGCGGGCAGGAAAGCCCGATCAACAGCCCCTATCCGTCCGGTGCGGAAAAGGACAACACGCTTTACACCGCCTTTACCCGCAATTCGCCGAAATTTCTGGATCCGGCCAGCTCGTATTCGGTGGACGAGACGCCGTTCACCTATAACGTCTATGAGCCGCTGTACGGCTACGACTACCTGGCCAGGCCGTACAAGCTGATCCCGCGCGCCGCCGCGGCCATCGACGTTCCCACCTATCTGGACGCGCAGGGCAAGGTGCTGCCGCAGGACGCGCCCGGCCAGAGCATCGCCGAAAGCGTCTACGAAATCCCCATCCGTCCGGGCATCCGCTTCCAGCCGCATCCCGCCTTCGCCCGCGATGCCGACGGCCGCTACGCGTATTTCCCCCTGCGTCCCGGCGAACTCGACGACAAGTCGGCGATCCCGGACTTTCCGCAAACGGGCACGCGCGAGCTGACCGCCGACGACTACGTGTATGCCTTCCGCCGGCTGGCCAGTCCGCGCATCGTCTCGCCCATCTATTCCTTGATGGCCGATTATGTGATCGGCATGAAGGACTACGGCGACCGCCTGCGCGCGCTGGATCAGCAGGCGCGCGCCAAGCTGCCGCCGGATGCGCGCGACCTGCCCTGGCTGGACCTGCGGCAGATCGGCTTCGACGGCGTCACCGCGCCGGATCCGCATACCCTGCGCATCCGCATCAAGGGCAAGTATCCGCAGTTCAAGTACTGGCTGGCCATGACGTTCACCGCGCCGGTGCCCTGGGAAGCCGAGCGCTTCTACAGCCAGCCCGGCATGGCTACGCGCAACCTGTCCTTGAACACGTGGCCGGTGGGCACGGGGCCCTACATGATGGTGGAGTCGCTGCAGAACCGCCGCCACGTGCTGGCGCGCAATCCGAACTTCCATGGCGAACCCTATCCCTGCGATGGCGAGCCGTCGGATCGCGCTGCCGGTCGCCTGGCCGATTGCGGCAAGCCCACGCCCTTCATCGATCGGGTGGTGTTCAGCATCGAAAAGGAGTCCACCCCGCTGAGCGGCAAGTTCATGCAGGGCTATTACGACATACCGCAGGTCGAGCGCGGCGAATACGGCGTCGCCATGCTGGTGGCCGCCGGCGATTCGCCCGACAAGGCCGCGCGCTATCGCGAACATGGCATCCAGCTGCCCACCACGGTGGAAACGCAGAACTGGTACATGGGCTTCAACTGGAACGACCCCGTGGTGGGCAAGGGCGACACGCCCGAGAAGCAGGCGCGCAATCGCAAGCTGCGGCAGGCGATCAGCATCGCATTCGACTGGGAGGAGTACATCGCCATCTTCGAGAACAGCCAGGCGGCGGTGGCCTATGGTCCCGTGCCGCCCGGCGTGCTGGGCTACAAGGCCGCTCCGGAAGGCATCAATCCGGTGGTCTACGACACGGTGGACGGCAAGCCGGTACGCAAGTCCATCGAGCTGGCCAGGAAGCTGCTGGCCGAGGCCGGCTATCCCGGCGGCCGCGACGCCGTGACGGGCGAACCGCTGGTGCTGCACTACGACGCCATGACCGGCATGGGCGCCAGCCCGATGTTCGACTGGATACGCCGCCAGCTGGACAAGCTCGGCATCCAGCTGGACGTGCGGTCCACCGACTACAGCCGCTTCCAGGACAAGATGCGGCGGGGCACGGCGCAGATGTTCCTGTGGGGCTGGAACGCGGATTATCCGGACGCGGAGAACTTCCTGTTCCTGCTGTACGGCCCCAACGCGAAGGCGACGTCGGGTGGCGAGAACGCGTCGAATTATGAGAATCCGGAGTTCGACAAGCTGTTCGACCAGATGAAATTCCTGGACGACGGGCCCGAGAAGGCGGCGATCATCGATCGCATGGTGGCCATCGTGCAGCGCGACGCGCCGTGGATGTTCGGCTATTTCCCGATGTCCGGCGGGGCTTACCAGCAATGGGTGGGCAACGCCAAGCCGACGCAGATGGTGCGCAACACCCTGCAGTACATGAAGCTCGATCCCGCGCTGCGGGTGCGCAAGATAGATGAATGGAATCGGCCCATCTGGTGGCCGCTGGCCCTGCTGGCCTTGCTGATCGCGCTGGCGATATGGCCTTCCTACCGCGCCATACGCAGGCGAGAAAAGCAGACGGCATTCGGCGATCGCGCCGCTTCCACCGGGGAATCGACATGA
- a CDS encoding thermonuclease family protein, with translation MVVKAGRAVRGLNTVLRRMGVSRPIVAVVTAVASVGVAYCSSSRGPAVRTETAYTLEGRIVRVADGDTVTLLGANNRQYKIRLASIDAPETGHGKEKPGQPFAQASRQHLESLVAGRTLTARCYEQDRYGRDVCDLPAADGETANRKQVAAGYAWANTTRHGEYLRDATLPAAERAAREARKGLWAQPGAIEPWVWRFQCWNERKCAVAGSSQP, from the coding sequence GTGGTTGTGAAGGCAGGACGGGCGGTACGGGGATTGAACACGGTATTGCGGCGTATGGGCGTGTCACGGCCCATCGTCGCGGTGGTTACCGCGGTGGCGAGCGTAGGCGTGGCGTATTGCTCGTCGTCGCGCGGTCCGGCGGTAAGGACCGAAACCGCGTACACCCTGGAAGGCCGCATCGTCCGTGTCGCCGACGGCGATACGGTCACGCTGCTGGGCGCCAATAATCGCCAGTACAAGATCCGGCTGGCCAGCATCGACGCGCCGGAAACCGGCCATGGCAAGGAAAAGCCGGGCCAACCCTTTGCCCAGGCTTCGCGGCAGCACCTGGAAAGCCTGGTGGCCGGGCGGACGCTGACGGCGCGCTGCTACGAGCAGGACCGTTATGGCCGCGACGTGTGCGACCTGCCGGCGGCCGACGGGGAAACCGCCAACCGCAAGCAGGTGGCCGCGGGGTATGCCTGGGCCAATACCACGCGCCATGGCGAATATCTGCGCGACGCCACGCTGCCCGCCGCCGAACGCGCGGCGCGCGAGGCGCGCAAGGGGCTGTGGGCGCAGCCCGGCGCGATCGAGCCCTGGGTGTGGCGGTTCCAGTGCTGGAACGAGCGCAAGTGCGCGGTCGCCGGCTCGTCCCAGCCCTGA